GCGGAGGCGGACGCCGCCGACCGCGACGACCGCGGCTGAGCCTCGAACGAGCAGTAACGCCGTAGGGCGGGAGACCAGTGGTCTCCCGCCCTACGGCGTTCACGTGTTTCACGCGGAACTGTGGAGCCTAGGAGATTCGAACTCCTGACATCTGCCTTGCAAAGGCAGCGCTCTACCAACTGAGCTAAGGCCCCGAAAACGATGCGTCGAACCGGAAGAAGTGCGATCCGGTGCGCATCGCAGACCAGACTACCGGGTCACCCCCCGGATCTCGCAAAAGGATTGGGGCTCCCGGTCCACGACCACTCTCCGTAAGATGCCCCACGTGGTTCGCGGCAGCGAACCGCCGTATTTGGGGAAGCGATGGGGAGACGCAATGGACGCCGCACAGCAGGAAGCTACCGCAAGAGCCCGGGAGCTCCAGCGAAACTGGTACGGAGAGCCACTGGGGGCGCTCTTCCGTCGCCTCATCGATGATCTGGGCCTCAACCAGGCCAGGCTCGCGGGGGTTCTCGGTCTGTCCGCGCCCATGCTCTCCCAGCTGATGAGCGGTCAGCGCGCGAAGATAGGTAATCCGGCCGTCGTCCAGCGTGTCCAGCTGCTCCAGGACCTGGCGGGTCAGGTCGCCGACGGAAGCGTCAGCGCCGCCGAGGCCACCGAGCGTATGGACGAGATCAAGAAGTCACAGGGGGGCTCGGTGCTCACCAACACCGCGCAGACAACAACCAGTTCGGGCGCACCCACGGTCAAGCGCGTGGTCCGCGAGATCCAGTCGCTGCTGCG
The DNA window shown above is from Streptomyces sp. NBC_01445 and carries:
- a CDS encoding helix-turn-helix domain-containing protein — encoded protein: MDAAQQEATARARELQRNWYGEPLGALFRRLIDDLGLNQARLAGVLGLSAPMLSQLMSGQRAKIGNPAVVQRVQLLQDLAGQVADGSVSAAEATERMDEIKKSQGGSVLTNTAQTTTSSGAPTVKRVVREIQSLLRSVSAAGDIIDAADTLAPSHPELAEFLRVYGAGRTSDAVTHYQAHQS